A stretch of DNA from Catenulispora acidiphila DSM 44928:
TGTCCTCGCGTTCGCATTGGGCATGGCGGCGGCGTTGGCCAAGAGCGCTTCGCAGCCGTTGCTGACCTCTGTCGTCCCGCGCGAGCGCCTGATCTCGGCGAACGGGCAGCTGTACACCGCGCAGTCGGTGGCGAAGGACTTCGTCGGGCCGGCCCTCGGCGCGGCGTTGTTCGCCCTGACTCCGACGCTGCCGTTCTGGGCCGACGCGGTGACGTTCGCGGTGTCGATGGTGCTGATCGCGCGCTTGCCGCGGACCGGGGCGCCGCGAGTGGTGCAGAGCGGGGCGGCAGCCGGTGCGGGGCGCCGGTCACTGCGCGCCGATGTGAAAGAAGGCCTGACGTGGCTGGCGCATCACCGCCTGCTGCGCACCACGACGATGCTGTCGGCGGCGGCGAACTTCGGCTCCACGATGGGCGCCGCGACGCTGGTGCTCTACGTCGGGACGCATCGGTACGGCGTCTTGCTGAGCATCGCGGCGATCGGCGGCATCGTCGGCGGACTGACCAGCCGGGCCGTGGTCGCCCGGCTCGGCGGACGCGTGGTGGTGCGGCTGTGCTCCTCGGTGACGCCGCTGGCGGGCATCGGGATCGGCGTGTTCGGACCGAACCTGTTCGTCGTCGGCGTGCTGCTGGGGATCGGCAGCCTGAGCGCTTCCCTGTGGAACGTGGCGGTGGTGACGCAGCGGCAAAGGCTGGTGCCGCCGCATCTGCTGGGCCGGGTCTCCAGCGCCGGGATCATGGTGACGTGGGGAGCGCAGCCGCTCGGCGCGCTGTCCGGCGGACTGATCGCGGCGTGGTTCGGACTGGCGGCGCCCTGGGTGATCGGGGGAGTGCTGCGGATGATCGCCTCGGTGCTGGCGATCAGGCCTCTGCGGGAGTGGCAGGACTGAGGGGGTCCCAGTGGGACCCCCTCGCGCCTCGGCGCGATCGCCTACCGGAGCATGGATCTGCCGACTTCCGTGACGTACGGAGCAAGTTCGCGGTCGACGCCCAGCCACTCGTCCTCGGTGACCTTCACCGCCGCGCCGCGGGTCGGCCTTCCTTTGAGAAGCCGCAGACGGAGGTAGTTCGCGGGATGCGAGGCGTCGATCTGTGTCCCGCGCAGCTCCGAGAGCCGCGCCGCCCGGATGTATTCGTGCTCCGGGATGGTCGTGATGTAGTCCTGCAAGCCGATCCACATATGCGTGGCGTCTTCCAGACTCGGCGTCACGCGGGCGGTCCTGCGTCCGAACTTCGTCCGGGTCACGTACGCCTCCACCGACGGACGCGCGTCGAGCTTGCGCATCAAGGCGATCACCGACGCGGTGGACGCGGTCTGCGCGGCGATGTCGTCGGCGAGGAACTCAGCCCGCAGCGACACGTGGACCTGGAGCCAGCCGTAGAACGTCTGGAATCCGGTCACCATCAGATAGAAGGGGACGAGGACGACGGGAAGCAGGAGCTGTGCGAGCCCTGCCACGCCAGGGCCGCTCCAGCCGACGCCGCTGGGGTAGAGCAGCACCCGCCACTCGTGCAGACTGCGGCGCGCGGTGGCGACCAGCACGCCTTGCGTGGTGTCGCCGTTGACCTGGTGGCCGAGTTCGTGGCCGAGCAGCGCCAGCCGCTCGTCGCCGTCGAGGATCTGCCACAGCGGCGCGCCGAGGATCAGCACCGGCTCGTGGCGCACGCCGCGCCGCGCGGTGGCGGCGTTGAACCGGGCGTCGACCTTGACGTATTTCGGCGTGGGCGCACCGGTCGCCCCGCTGATCCGGTCCAGGATCGCGAACAGCCCGGGAGCCTTCTCACGCCGGAGCCAGTCGGCGCCGGGACGCTTCTCGAGCCGCGGTCGCAGCACCCATACAACGCCGAACCCGAGGATGGTGAGCAGGTACAGCGGCCAGA
This window harbors:
- a CDS encoding MFS transporter encodes the protein MTTVSLRSDASRSDSPHGSPAPIRRRDRSPGGLGRDWHVLFTASAVSVLGDGAFVAALPLLAAGYTRDPRLISGLTVTGTLPWLVFSLQAGAIADRSETRRLSIRAQGWQLLCVLAVGLLAMDRGAGWGLAALYVLAFALGMAAALAKSASQPLLTSVVPRERLISANGQLYTAQSVAKDFVGPALGAALFALTPTLPFWADAVTFAVSMVLIARLPRTGAPRVVQSGAAAGAGRRSLRADVKEGLTWLAHHRLLRTTTMLSAAANFGSTMGAATLVLYVGTHRYGVLLSIAAIGGIVGGLTSRAVVARLGGRVVVRLCSSVTPLAGIGIGVFGPNLFVVGVLLGIGSLSASLWNVAVVTQRQRLVPPHLLGRVSSAGIMVTWGAQPLGALSGGLIAAWFGLAAPWVIGGVLRMIASVLAIRPLREWQD
- a CDS encoding M48 family metallopeptidase — translated: MADDHDLMAKDEHQKLAAQKRFARRKREKARRRGEALEQRLIQAGDLRPGGVARLAAVCFGLAIHALTLLVFAGAMAALLSGIWPLYLLTILGFGVVWVLRPRLEKRPGADWLRREKAPGLFAILDRISGATGAPTPKYVKVDARFNAATARRGVRHEPVLILGAPLWQILDGDERLALLGHELGHQVNGDTTQGVLVATARRSLHEWRVLLYPSGVGWSGPGVAGLAQLLLPVVLVPFYLMVTGFQTFYGWLQVHVSLRAEFLADDIAAQTASTASVIALMRKLDARPSVEAYVTRTKFGRRTARVTPSLEDATHMWIGLQDYITTIPEHEYIRAARLSELRGTQIDASHPANYLRLRLLKGRPTRGAAVKVTEDEWLGVDRELAPYVTEVGRSMLR